From the genome of Pseudomonas sp. Teo4, one region includes:
- a CDS encoding TonB-dependent receptor, with the protein MQTSRIPYPSSQLAVAVLLAAIGQGALASESTAVADAPQATALSAVTVTATRRESTLQEVPVAVSVVDGEQLERDNRNNVASIVQQVPTLNYRAGASNKDTSLFIRGVGTISTSPGVEPTVATVVDGVVFGRPGQSTLDLLDLERIEVLRGPQGTLFGKNASAGVLNIVSKAVPEQTQGYVDYSHFGGGDENRLRFGIGGRLSEQLKGSLSTLWGDYDGNVENVVNGHDVNGYERKGARGKLEFEPSDDLRLTLIADYMKGEDTLPSGVVTQASTAIANQLRPVTVSAHKRDINSDFKTHVEDENQGLSAQLDWQLGDYTLTSISAWRGWDNTQYQDGDRRALLPLTASHDKGTVDYDQYSQEFRLTSPKGQFNEYVLGAFYMHGTSNETYQRLSVNGGVANSGRADYSTTNDSVALFGENTFNFTDDFRAIFGLRWTHDDLDYDHRRVSTSATAVTGIQPSTASSGSVDEDGWSGRTGLQYDFNDNLTGYVTYSRGYKGPAYNVFFNMQPRDTEALKPETSDAYEVGLKGTALDNRLMANLAVFHTDYDNYQANFFDTVANQVVTRLVNAGKVKTQGVELDASFQATRRLKLSAAAAYTKARVDHFNCPAGAAASCDIDGGRLPFTPDWKTYVRADYVIPLDNGLDVELSSDYSWQDSVQFSLDQNPDTVQGAYGIWNASIALADYNDGWRVALLGKNLGDKSYAQMLASGGDYIYRAVPRDDGRYFGVQLRKDF; encoded by the coding sequence ATGCAGACAAGCCGTATTCCGTATCCCTCCAGTCAACTGGCCGTGGCCGTGCTGCTGGCCGCCATCGGCCAGGGCGCCCTGGCCAGCGAGTCGACCGCAGTGGCCGACGCACCGCAGGCCACCGCGCTGAGCGCCGTGACCGTCACCGCCACCCGCCGCGAATCCACCCTTCAGGAAGTCCCGGTGGCGGTGTCGGTGGTCGACGGCGAGCAACTTGAGCGCGACAACCGAAACAACGTGGCCAGCATCGTGCAGCAGGTGCCCACCCTCAACTACCGCGCCGGCGCCTCGAACAAGGACACCTCGCTGTTCATCCGCGGGGTAGGCACCATCTCGACTTCGCCCGGTGTGGAGCCTACCGTCGCCACGGTGGTCGATGGCGTGGTGTTCGGTCGCCCCGGCCAGTCCACCCTCGACCTGCTGGACCTCGAACGCATCGAGGTGTTGCGCGGCCCCCAGGGCACGTTGTTCGGCAAGAACGCCTCGGCCGGGGTGTTGAACATCGTCAGCAAGGCGGTTCCCGAGCAGACCCAAGGCTATGTGGACTATTCGCACTTCGGCGGCGGCGACGAGAACCGCCTGCGCTTTGGCATCGGCGGGCGCCTGAGCGAACAGCTCAAGGGCTCGCTGAGCACCCTGTGGGGCGACTACGACGGCAATGTCGAAAACGTTGTCAACGGCCATGACGTGAACGGTTACGAGCGCAAGGGCGCGCGCGGCAAGCTTGAATTCGAGCCCAGTGACGACCTGCGCCTGACCTTGATCGCCGACTACATGAAAGGCGAGGACACCCTGCCCAGCGGTGTGGTCACCCAGGCCAGCACGGCCATCGCCAACCAGTTGCGTCCGGTGACGGTCAGCGCCCACAAACGCGACATCAACAGCGATTTCAAAACCCATGTCGAAGACGAGAACCAGGGCCTGTCCGCCCAGCTCGACTGGCAGCTGGGCGATTACACCCTGACCTCGATCAGCGCCTGGCGCGGCTGGGACAACACCCAGTACCAGGACGGCGACCGCCGCGCCTTGCTGCCGCTGACCGCCTCCCATGACAAGGGCACGGTGGACTATGACCAGTACAGCCAGGAGTTCCGCCTGACCTCGCCCAAGGGGCAGTTCAACGAGTACGTGCTCGGTGCCTTCTACATGCATGGTACCTCCAACGAGACCTACCAGCGCTTGTCGGTGAACGGCGGGGTGGCCAACAGCGGCCGGGCCGACTACTCCACCACCAACGACAGCGTCGCGTTGTTCGGCGAAAACACCTTCAATTTCACCGACGATTTCCGCGCGATCTTCGGCCTGCGCTGGACCCACGACGACCTCGACTACGACCACCGCCGCGTCTCTACCTCGGCGACCGCCGTCACCGGCATCCAGCCCTCGACCGCAAGCAGCGGTTCGGTGGACGAGGACGGCTGGAGTGGCCGCACCGGCTTGCAGTACGACTTCAACGACAACCTCACCGGCTACGTGACCTATTCACGCGGCTACAAGGGCCCGGCCTACAACGTGTTCTTCAACATGCAGCCGCGCGATACCGAGGCGTTGAAGCCGGAAACCTCCGATGCTTACGAGGTGGGCCTGAAGGGCACGGCGCTGGACAACCGGTTGATGGCCAACCTGGCGGTGTTCCACACCGACTACGACAACTACCAGGCCAACTTCTTCGACACCGTGGCCAACCAGGTGGTGACCCGCCTGGTCAACGCCGGCAAGGTCAAGACCCAGGGCGTCGAGCTGGACGCCAGCTTCCAGGCCACCCGCCGGCTCAAGCTGTCTGCCGCGGCGGCCTACACCAAGGCCCGGGTCGACCATTTCAACTGCCCGGCCGGAGCCGCCGCCAGCTGCGATATCGACGGTGGCCGCTTGCCGTTCACGCCGGATTGGAAGACCTACGTACGAGCCGACTATGTGATCCCGCTGGACAACGGCCTGGATGTCGAGTTGTCCAGCGACTACAGCTGGCAGGACTCGGTGCAGTTCAGCCTCGACCAGAACCCCGACACCGTGCAGGGCGCCTACGGCATCTGGAACGCCAGCATCGCCCTGGCCGATTACAACGATGGATGGCGTGTGGCGCTGCTGGGCAAGAACCTGGGCGACAAGTCCTATGCACAGATGCTGGCCAGTGGCGGGGACTACATCTACCGGGCGGTACCGCGGGATGACGGGCGCTACTTCGGCGTGCAGTTGCGCAAGGACTTCTGA
- a CDS encoding LLM class flavin-dependent oxidoreductase encodes MSRQLSLGAFLMATGHHVAAWRHPDVPADPLDFASYRRAAQVAEAACFDALFVADSVAAPNDPLASHSARSVYFEPLTLLSALSAVTERIGLVATATTSYNEPYHVARKFASLDHLSGGRAGWNLVTSDAAAEAGNFGRQAHIAHAERYARAREFQQVVQGLWDSWADDAFVRDKAAGLFHRPEGVRSLDHLGEHFRVKGPLNVARSPQGRPVLVQAGSSETGRELAAETAEVVFTAQPSLARAQAFYADLKGRLARYGRDEDSLKVMPGVFVVVGRTTQEAQDKFEQFQALVDPRVGVALLGRMLGNFDLSGYPLDGPLPELPTTEDGQRSRQLLLTELAGNEQLTLAQLGRRIAGGRGHYSLVGTPEQIADELQAWFEGRAADGFNVLVPHLPQGLEEFASQVVPELQRRGLFRRHYQGRTLREHLGLQRPANPFFADRGQP; translated from the coding sequence ATGAGTCGCCAACTGAGCCTCGGTGCCTTTCTCATGGCCACCGGGCACCACGTCGCCGCCTGGCGTCACCCGGATGTACCCGCCGACCCGCTGGACTTCGCCAGCTACCGCCGCGCTGCGCAGGTCGCCGAGGCCGCCTGCTTCGACGCGCTGTTCGTTGCTGACAGTGTGGCCGCGCCCAACGACCCCCTGGCCAGTCACAGCGCCCGCTCGGTGTACTTCGAACCCCTGACCCTGCTGTCGGCCCTGAGTGCGGTGACCGAGCGCATCGGCCTGGTCGCCACCGCCACCACGAGCTACAACGAGCCCTACCACGTGGCGCGCAAGTTTGCCTCGCTGGACCACTTGTCCGGCGGGCGCGCCGGCTGGAACCTGGTCACCTCCGACGCCGCCGCCGAGGCCGGCAATTTTGGCCGTCAGGCGCATATTGCGCATGCCGAACGCTATGCCCGTGCCCGTGAATTCCAACAGGTGGTGCAGGGCCTGTGGGACAGCTGGGCGGACGATGCCTTCGTGCGTGACAAAGCCGCAGGCCTGTTCCATCGGCCCGAGGGGGTGCGCAGCCTCGACCATCTAGGTGAGCATTTTCGGGTCAAAGGGCCGTTGAACGTCGCACGCTCACCTCAGGGAAGGCCGGTGCTGGTGCAGGCTGGCTCTTCCGAGACGGGCCGTGAGTTGGCGGCCGAGACGGCCGAGGTGGTGTTTACCGCCCAGCCGAGTCTGGCCCGTGCCCAGGCCTTCTACGCCGACCTCAAGGGGCGCCTGGCACGTTACGGTCGTGATGAGGATTCATTGAAAGTCATGCCCGGCGTGTTCGTGGTGGTCGGGCGCACTACGCAAGAGGCCCAGGACAAGTTCGAGCAGTTCCAGGCGCTGGTCGACCCGCGCGTGGGCGTTGCCTTGCTGGGCCGCATGCTGGGCAACTTCGACCTCTCGGGCTACCCGCTGGATGGCCCGCTGCCGGAACTGCCGACCACCGAGGATGGCCAGCGCAGCCGCCAGCTATTGCTTACCGAGCTTGCCGGAAACGAGCAACTGACCCTGGCCCAGCTAGGCCGGCGGATTGCTGGTGGGCGAGGGCACTACAGCCTGGTCGGCACCCCTGAACAGATCGCTGACGAGCTGCAAGCCTGGTTCGAAGGGCGCGCCGCCGACGGATTCAACGTGCTGGTGCCGCACCTGCCCCAGGGCCTGGAAGAGTTTGCCAGCCAGGTGGTGCCCGAACTGCAGCGCCGTGGCCTGTTCCGCCGCCATTACCAGGGACGCACCTTGCGCGAGCACCTGGGCCTGCAGCGGCCCGCCAACCCATTCTTTGCCGACCGAGGTCAACCATGA
- the mgrA gene encoding L-glyceraldehyde 3-phosphate reductase — MSYIAHPERYSRMPYRRVGRSGLVLPALSLGLWHNFGDTTPIETQRALLRTAFDAGINHFDLANNYGPPYGSAETNFGRLLREDLRSYRDELIISSKAGWDMWPGPYGQGGSSRKYLISSLDQSLGRLGLDYVDIFYSHRFDAQTPLEETAIALADIVRQGKALYIGISSYSAGKTREIAALLAELKVPLLIHQPSYNLFNRWIERDLLDTTDDVGAGVIVFTALAQGLLSDKYLNGIPADARVNRAGGASLRPEHLSQANLDRARALNEIARGRGQSLAQLALAWTLRDSRVSSALIGASRPEQILENVAALDNLAFSAEELAQIDRYAVEGGINLWEKPSTDWKE, encoded by the coding sequence ATGAGTTACATCGCCCACCCCGAGCGCTATTCGCGCATGCCTTATCGTCGTGTCGGCCGCAGCGGCCTGGTGCTGCCAGCGCTGTCGCTGGGCCTGTGGCACAACTTCGGCGATACCACCCCCATCGAAACTCAGCGTGCCTTGCTGCGCACGGCTTTCGATGCCGGCATCAACCATTTCGACCTGGCCAACAATTACGGCCCGCCCTATGGCAGCGCCGAGACCAACTTCGGCCGCCTGCTGCGCGAGGACCTGCGCAGTTACCGCGACGAGCTGATCATTTCCAGCAAGGCCGGTTGGGACATGTGGCCTGGCCCTTACGGGCAGGGCGGCAGCTCGCGCAAATACCTGATTTCAAGCCTTGACCAAAGCCTCGGGCGCCTGGGCCTGGACTATGTCGATATCTTCTATTCGCACCGTTTCGACGCGCAGACGCCGCTGGAGGAGACCGCCATCGCACTGGCCGACATCGTGCGCCAGGGCAAGGCGTTGTACATCGGCATTTCCTCGTATTCGGCAGGCAAGACCCGTGAGATCGCCGCGCTGCTGGCTGAGTTGAAGGTGCCGCTGCTGATCCATCAGCCTTCGTACAACCTGTTCAACCGCTGGATCGAGCGCGACCTGCTGGACACCACCGACGACGTAGGTGCCGGGGTAATCGTGTTTACCGCGCTTGCCCAAGGGTTGCTCAGCGACAAGTACCTGAACGGCATTCCGGCTGACGCCCGCGTCAACCGGGCCGGCGGCGCTTCGTTGCGCCCGGAGCACCTGTCGCAGGCCAACCTTGATCGCGCTCGGGCCCTCAACGAGATCGCCCGTGGCCGCGGCCAGAGCCTGGCCCAGCTGGCCTTGGCCTGGACCTTGCGCGACTCGCGTGTCAGTTCGGCGCTGATCGGTGCCAGCCGGCCCGAGCAGATCCTCGAGAATGTCGCGGCACTCGACAATCTGGCATTCAGCGCCGAAGAACTGGCGCAGATCGACCGGTACGCCGTGGAAGGCGGAATCAACCTCTGGGAAAAACCCTCGACCGACTGGAAGGAGTGA
- a CDS encoding aliphatic sulfonate ABC transporter substrate-binding protein: protein MTVLRLALLMLLGLAGVAQAADPATLRIGYQKGSISLVLAKQHRLLEQRFANTKVEWIEFPAGPQMLEALNVGSLDIGSTGDIPPLFAQAAGADLLYIGAEPPKPRAEVILVAKDSPITSVEALKGKRVALQKGSSAHNLLLRALAKAGLSMRDVQPVYLAPADARAAFERGSVDAWAIWDPFYSAIELEGKARLLVDGQGLGLIGPFMLGARGYVEANGAFVKQLLAQITQAEALTRSDEAGSITVLAQFMGLPEAVVRRSFSHRPASPVLPVSDEIVAAQQRTAELFFENRVLPKQVDIAGAVWRQD from the coding sequence ATGACCGTGTTACGTCTTGCCTTGCTGATGCTGCTGGGCCTGGCCGGTGTCGCCCAGGCGGCGGACCCTGCAACCTTGCGCATCGGTTATCAGAAGGGCTCGATCAGCCTGGTGTTGGCCAAGCAGCACCGCCTGCTGGAACAGCGCTTTGCCAATACCAAGGTCGAGTGGATCGAGTTCCCCGCCGGCCCGCAGATGCTTGAGGCGCTGAACGTCGGCAGCCTCGACATCGGCTCGACCGGGGACATTCCTCCGCTGTTCGCCCAGGCGGCGGGCGCCGATCTGCTGTACATCGGTGCCGAACCGCCCAAGCCTCGGGCAGAGGTGATTCTGGTGGCCAAGGACAGCCCGATCACGAGCGTGGAGGCGCTCAAAGGCAAGCGTGTGGCGTTGCAGAAGGGTTCAAGTGCACACAACCTGCTGCTGCGGGCGCTGGCCAAGGCCGGCTTGAGCATGCGCGACGTGCAGCCGGTGTACCTGGCGCCTGCCGATGCCCGGGCCGCGTTCGAGCGCGGCAGCGTGGACGCTTGGGCGATCTGGGACCCGTTCTACTCGGCCATCGAGTTGGAGGGCAAGGCGCGGTTGCTGGTTGACGGCCAAGGTTTGGGCTTGATCGGGCCCTTCATGCTGGGCGCGCGGGGATATGTCGAGGCCAACGGCGCCTTTGTCAAGCAGCTGCTAGCACAAATCACCCAGGCAGAGGCGCTGACCCGCAGCGATGAGGCGGGCAGCATCACGGTGCTGGCGCAGTTCATGGGCCTGCCGGAAGCGGTGGTGCGGCGCAGTTTCAGCCATCGTCCGGCTTCGCCGGTGCTGCCGGTGAGCGATGAGATTGTCGCGGCGCAGCAGCGTACGGCCGAGCTGTTCTTCGAGAACCGGGTGCTGCCCAAGCAGGTGGACATTGCCGGGGCGGTGTGGCGGCAGGACTGA
- a CDS encoding GNAT family N-acetyltransferase codes for MSLTIRPAVRSDAAQILAFITELADYERARHEVVASIADIEHSLFDEGSTVHSLICERDGQAIGFAVYFYSYSTWLGRNGIYLEDLYITPEQRGDGAGRQLLRHIAREAVANRCGRLEWSVLDWNEPAIGFYQSLGAEAQDEWVRYRLDGDTLLKFAQG; via the coding sequence ATGAGCCTCACCATCCGCCCTGCCGTGCGCAGCGACGCCGCGCAGATTCTGGCCTTCATCACCGAACTCGCCGACTACGAGCGCGCCCGCCATGAAGTGGTGGCGTCCATTGCCGACATCGAGCACAGCCTGTTCGACGAGGGCAGCACGGTGCACAGCCTGATCTGCGAGCGCGACGGCCAGGCCATCGGCTTTGCCGTGTATTTCTACAGCTACTCGACCTGGCTGGGGCGCAACGGCATCTACCTGGAAGACCTCTACATCACCCCCGAGCAACGCGGCGATGGTGCCGGCCGTCAGTTGCTTCGGCACATTGCCCGCGAGGCGGTGGCGAACCGATGCGGGCGCCTGGAGTGGAGCGTGCTGGACTGGAACGAGCCGGCGATCGGGTTCTACCAGTCACTGGGGGCCGAGGCGCAGGATGAGTGGGTGCGGTATCGGTTGGATGGCGATACCTTGCTGAAGTTTGCCCAGGGTTAG
- a CDS encoding LysE family translocator produces the protein MPVMLASADLLMAFVLFAFVSSITPGPNNTMLLASGVNFGVRRTIPHAIGISVGFMVMVMAVGFGLGEVFKAWPPLYTVLRYTGAAYLLYLAWKIATSGPVGQSSSGTRKPLGFWGAAAFQWVNPKAWVMAVGAITTYTPAQGYVMNVIVIAAVFALVNLPSVGVWVMFGSALRNLLQNPRWLMLFNVLMALLLVISLYPLLFVESAFS, from the coding sequence ATGCCCGTCATGCTTGCCTCTGCCGACCTGCTCATGGCCTTCGTGCTATTTGCCTTCGTTTCTTCCATCACTCCAGGCCCGAACAACACCATGTTGCTGGCTTCGGGGGTGAACTTCGGCGTACGTCGTACCATTCCCCACGCAATTGGCATCAGCGTCGGCTTCATGGTGATGGTGATGGCGGTGGGCTTCGGCCTGGGCGAGGTGTTCAAGGCATGGCCGCCGCTGTATACCGTGCTGCGCTACACCGGGGCTGCGTACCTGCTGTACCTGGCGTGGAAAATCGCCACCTCCGGGCCGGTTGGCCAGTCCTCGTCCGGCACCCGCAAGCCCCTCGGGTTCTGGGGCGCGGCGGCGTTCCAATGGGTCAACCCCAAGGCCTGGGTAATGGCCGTGGGGGCGATCACCACCTATACGCCAGCCCAGGGCTATGTGATGAACGTCATTGTCATCGCCGCCGTATTCGCCCTGGTCAACCTGCCGAGTGTCGGGGTCTGGGTCATGTTTGGCAGTGCCCTGCGCAACCTGCTGCAGAACCCGCGCTGGCTGATGCTGTTCAATGTCCTGATGGCCTTGCTGCTGGTGATTTCGCTGTACCCGCTGCTGTTTGTAGAATCGGCGTTTTCCTGA
- a CDS encoding alpha/beta hydrolase, translated as MELIPWSHTCTEGFTLRGWRSPASGKPLVHFLHGNGFCSLAYQPLLMRLAEHFDLWLSDVQGHGESDHGGDFVGWNRTAALAVEAFEAGRGEYGDVPRYAVGHSFGGVLTGLMLASEPRLFARAVLLDPVLFSRRMIGVMGAAALVGLHRRHALARKAATRRSHWPDREAALASLQGRGIFKGWTAAALQAYVEHAIGDCGEAVVLKCRPSREVEIFSSFPARMWPSLGSIQVPTLVLYGEHTYPFVPHSVNRLAALNANVEARQVPGGHCFMQEDPAMAAEQVQAFLQG; from the coding sequence ATGGAGTTGATCCCCTGGTCCCACACATGCACCGAAGGTTTCACCTTGCGCGGCTGGCGCTCGCCGGCCAGCGGCAAGCCGCTGGTGCATTTTCTCCACGGCAATGGTTTCTGCAGCCTGGCCTACCAGCCTCTGTTGATGCGCCTGGCGGAGCATTTCGACCTGTGGCTGAGCGACGTGCAGGGGCATGGGGAAAGCGACCACGGCGGTGACTTTGTCGGCTGGAACCGCACTGCTGCGCTGGCCGTGGAGGCGTTCGAGGCCGGCCGTGGCGAGTACGGCGATGTACCTCGATATGCCGTCGGGCACAGTTTTGGCGGGGTGCTCACCGGCCTGATGCTGGCCAGCGAACCGCGGCTTTTCGCGCGTGCCGTGCTGCTCGACCCGGTGTTGTTCAGCCGTCGCATGATCGGGGTCATGGGCGCTGCCGCGTTGGTCGGTCTGCATCGCCGTCACGCCTTGGCCCGCAAGGCAGCCACCCGGCGCAGTCATTGGCCTGACCGCGAGGCGGCACTGGCCTCGCTGCAAGGGCGGGGCATTTTCAAGGGGTGGACCGCTGCGGCGCTGCAAGCCTATGTCGAACACGCCATCGGCGACTGCGGCGAAGCGGTGGTGCTCAAGTGCCGGCCCAGCCGAGAGGTAGAAATCTTCAGCTCGTTCCCGGCGCGTATGTGGCCAAGCCTTGGCAGTATCCAGGTGCCTACGCTGGTGTTGTATGGCGAGCACACTTACCCCTTCGTCCCGCATTCGGTGAACCGTCTGGCTGCGCTCAACGCCAATGTCGAGGCCAGGCAAGTGCCCGGCGGGCACTGTTTCATGCAGGAAGATCCGGCCATGGCGGCGGAACAGGTACAGGCCTTTCTTCAAGGTTGA
- a CDS encoding pirin family protein: MKKILGIHRSPHAHWVGDGFPVRSLFTYDNLASQISPFLLLDYAGPHDFTPTRDRRGVGQHPHRGFETVTIVYQGELEHRDSTGAGGLIGPGDVQWMTAANGIIHEEFHSPAFARSGGTLEMVQLWVNLPSRDKRAAAGYQTLLAADIPVVQLEGEGGSVRVIAGEYLGHQGPARTFTPMDVWDLRLKAGTSLQLPVAQGRSAALVVLRGKLLVNGEREAGPASLVLFERDGEHVVIEAQEGSSVLLLSGEPIDEPIVGYGPFVMNSQAEIAESFDDFHAGRFGQMADEREGAAH; this comes from the coding sequence ATGAAAAAGATTCTGGGTATCCACCGCAGCCCCCATGCCCACTGGGTTGGGGATGGTTTCCCGGTGCGCAGCCTGTTCACCTACGACAACCTGGCCAGCCAGATCAGCCCGTTCCTGCTGCTGGACTACGCCGGCCCTCATGATTTCACGCCCACCCGTGACCGGCGCGGGGTCGGCCAGCACCCGCATCGTGGTTTCGAAACCGTGACCATCGTCTACCAGGGCGAGCTGGAGCACCGCGACTCCACGGGTGCCGGTGGCCTGATCGGCCCGGGCGACGTGCAATGGATGACCGCCGCCAACGGCATCATCCATGAAGAATTCCATTCGCCGGCGTTCGCCCGCAGTGGCGGTACCTTGGAGATGGTGCAGTTGTGGGTCAACCTGCCGTCGCGGGACAAGCGCGCAGCCGCGGGCTACCAGACGCTGTTGGCCGCTGACATTCCGGTGGTGCAGCTGGAGGGCGAGGGTGGCAGTGTGCGGGTGATTGCCGGTGAGTATCTGGGCCACCAAGGGCCGGCACGCACCTTTACCCCAATGGATGTCTGGGACCTGCGCCTGAAGGCCGGTACGTCGCTGCAGTTGCCGGTGGCGCAGGGCCGCTCGGCTGCCCTGGTGGTGCTGCGCGGCAAGCTGCTGGTCAATGGCGAGCGTGAAGCCGGCCCGGCCAGTCTGGTGCTGTTCGAGCGCGACGGCGAGCATGTGGTGATCGAGGCGCAGGAGGGCAGCAGTGTGCTGCTGCTCAGTGGCGAACCGATCGACGAGCCGATCGTGGGCTATGGGCCGTTCGTGATGAACAGTCAGGCAGAGATCGCCGAGTCGTTCGATGACTTCCACGCCGGCCGGTTCGGGCAGATGGCCGACGAGCGCGAGGGCGCTGCGCACTGA
- a CDS encoding DUF1652 domain-containing protein: MSLIGVSMLEMRQMIEQACLPDRCEVSCPDGTTLTIRLGQGQSLDDCVTLTSVPLQSLNNCRDLVHLVGQLHALRDAHPTPLKAIA; encoded by the coding sequence ATGTCGTTGATTGGAGTTTCGATGCTAGAGATGCGGCAAATGATCGAGCAAGCCTGCCTGCCCGATCGTTGTGAGGTCAGCTGCCCGGACGGCACCACCCTGACAATCCGCCTCGGTCAGGGACAATCGCTCGATGACTGCGTCACGCTGACGTCGGTTCCGCTGCAAAGCCTCAACAATTGCCGTGATCTGGTGCATCTGGTGGGCCAACTGCATGCCCTTCGCGATGCGCACCCAACGCCGCTGAAAGCCATTGCCTGA
- a CDS encoding phosphoethanolamine transferase, with product MLLRFISSNQFKVHALLLPFYLLATIDLFLVLNFNSRLTAAYVFIALTNYKEASDFVATYWRPVALVLSLFALCYGLGLAGLYKRRFYKSRALALLSACTLLLGYGAYFYKTATLNGLGQGAVLDLAAKDQSTPFGYLSQIGLTTYLHAQSQEHISKRRTAQVNIISQTNEPNVDTLVFVIGESSRPHNWSLYGYHNPTTPNLDRQKGVFRLDNVCTTSPYTSVAVPSMLSLSPISNWDLIASSQSLVGIYRKAGYDTHWLSVQEVDSFGGIIPHIAAEAQHRHYFERSYDHAMLPAYEKILLDGGTRKQAIFIHIKGSHFDYARRYPDNFRKFQPATNSAKDQITADYDNTILYTDWILNSLITQLQASKRSALLVYASDHGENILDDHRGLLGHGIGNEYDLAVSSFIWASDNLPAPLNLRLAKLKDRADQPISISSLPHTLLGITGVLTNDYNSAHDLMSDTFIPSTCPYLLGSGYVPSFQFSIRPAAKASGQLVHQAD from the coding sequence GTGCTGCTGCGGTTCATCTCATCCAACCAGTTCAAAGTCCACGCGCTGCTGCTGCCCTTCTACCTTCTGGCCACCATCGACCTGTTCCTGGTGCTGAACTTCAACTCCAGGCTGACCGCTGCCTATGTCTTCATCGCCCTGACCAACTACAAGGAAGCGAGCGACTTCGTGGCCACCTACTGGCGGCCAGTGGCGTTGGTGCTGAGCCTGTTCGCCCTGTGCTATGGCCTGGGCCTGGCCGGGTTGTACAAACGGCGCTTCTACAAAAGCCGGGCACTTGCCCTGCTGAGCGCATGCACCCTGCTGCTGGGCTACGGCGCCTACTTCTACAAGACGGCCACGCTCAACGGCCTTGGCCAAGGCGCAGTGCTGGACCTGGCGGCAAAGGACCAGAGCACGCCGTTCGGCTACCTGTCACAAATCGGCCTGACCACTTATCTGCACGCCCAATCGCAGGAACACATCAGCAAACGCCGCACTGCACAGGTGAACATCATCAGCCAGACCAACGAGCCCAACGTCGACACCCTGGTGTTCGTGATCGGCGAGTCGTCACGCCCACACAACTGGTCACTGTACGGCTACCACAACCCGACCACGCCGAACCTTGACCGGCAGAAGGGGGTGTTCAGGCTGGACAACGTGTGCACCACCTCCCCCTACACGTCGGTGGCGGTGCCTTCGATGCTCAGCCTGTCGCCCATTTCCAACTGGGACCTGATCGCCTCGTCCCAGTCATTGGTGGGTATTTATAGAAAAGCGGGATACGACACCCACTGGCTGTCAGTCCAGGAAGTCGACAGCTTCGGCGGCATCATTCCGCACATCGCCGCAGAAGCGCAGCACCGCCACTACTTCGAACGCAGCTATGACCACGCCATGCTTCCGGCCTACGAAAAAATCCTGCTCGACGGTGGAACACGAAAACAGGCCATCTTCATTCACATCAAGGGCAGCCATTTCGACTATGCGCGCCGCTATCCAGACAACTTCAGGAAGTTCCAGCCGGCCACCAACAGTGCAAAAGACCAGATCACCGCAGATTATGACAACACCATTCTCTACACCGACTGGATACTGAACAGCCTCATCACCCAACTGCAGGCCAGCAAGCGCTCTGCCCTGCTGGTCTACGCGTCGGACCATGGCGAAAACATCCTGGATGACCATCGCGGGCTGCTGGGCCATGGCATTGGCAATGAATACGATCTGGCGGTTTCTTCGTTCATCTGGGCATCCGACAACCTGCCGGCCCCACTCAACCTCAGGCTCGCCAAGCTCAAGGACAGGGCCGACCAACCCATCAGCATCTCTTCGCTGCCCCATACGCTGCTGGGTATCACGGGCGTGCTGACCAACGACTACAACAGCGCCCACGACCTGATGAGCGATACGTTCATCCCCTCTACATGCCCTTACCTGCTCGGGTCAGGTTATGTGCCGTCGTTCCAATTCAGCATCCGTCCGGCAGCCAAGGCGTCAGGGCAACTCGTTCATCAGGCCGATTGA